One part of the Dyadobacter sp. 676 genome encodes these proteins:
- a CDS encoding PQQ-binding-like beta-propeller repeat protein: protein MTLRLPLISALFATATFCSLSLPNDDGRVPDDSENADWPVYGGNNAGNRYSILTQINKDNVKNLQPAWTYDTGENNKPGERGMDMQCQPIVIDGIMYGTTPRLKVFALEAATGRELWKFDPFEGRRPRFHPMRGVVYWSDGKDKRILFTAGPSLFALNAETGVPVKSFGKNGEVDFHDGLGDKETYGYDPYQFNIRNTTPGVIYKNLLITGSSVSEGGDALPGHIRAFDVRTGKVAWVFRTIPLPGEYGYETWSKDSYKKLGGANCWAGMVVDEKRGMVFLGTGSPSVDFYGAERKGSNLFANCVIALDAATGERVWHFQTVHHDLWDRDIPCPPNLIRVRRNGKIVDAVAQATKDGYIFLFDRDTGKPLFPVKEVPVPKAIPLPGDQPWPTQPVPSKPAPFAYQTVTEADITTRTPEAHAYVLDRFRSSNKGPKNQPPDTLGGLLYGIGGGAEWGGTAADPEGVVYVNGNNMLWWLKMRDAKEGRGGKELSRGQVLFNTNCAACHAMDAKNATLAAAQAYPVLKDIGQRMNRGQMGALLETGRGRMPSFQHISKTDRAAIIDFLLKTETKPAADDIHAPTTATAAQGNARFPYLPPYINNGNVQFRDPDNYPAIKPPWGTLNAIDMNTGEYRWKVTLGEYPELTKQGIPPTGTENHGGPLVTAGGLLFIAATYDEKLRAFDTKNGRVVWEYKLPAGGFATPVTYMVDGKQYIAIAAGGTRYGLKPGGNYIAFALP, encoded by the coding sequence ATGACACTCCGACTTCCGCTCATATCGGCATTGTTTGCAACGGCAACTTTTTGTTCGTTATCCCTGCCAAACGACGACGGGCGCGTCCCCGACGACTCCGAAAACGCCGATTGGCCGGTGTATGGCGGCAATAATGCGGGTAACCGATATTCAATCCTGACACAGATCAACAAGGACAATGTCAAAAACCTGCAACCTGCGTGGACATACGACACCGGCGAAAACAACAAACCCGGCGAACGCGGGATGGACATGCAATGCCAGCCTATCGTGATCGATGGCATTATGTACGGCACGACGCCGCGGTTGAAAGTGTTCGCGCTCGAAGCCGCCACCGGCAGGGAGCTCTGGAAGTTCGATCCGTTCGAAGGCAGGCGGCCGCGGTTTCACCCGATGAGGGGAGTCGTGTATTGGTCGGATGGAAAGGACAAACGTATTCTTTTTACGGCGGGACCTTCCTTATTCGCTTTGAACGCGGAAACAGGAGTGCCGGTCAAGAGTTTTGGCAAAAATGGCGAGGTTGATTTTCATGATGGTCTGGGCGACAAAGAAACTTACGGCTATGACCCTTACCAGTTCAATATCCGCAATACGACTCCTGGGGTCATTTACAAAAACCTGCTTATAACCGGCTCTTCCGTTTCGGAAGGCGGAGACGCATTGCCCGGGCATATCCGGGCATTCGACGTGCGTACGGGTAAGGTGGCGTGGGTGTTCAGGACGATTCCTTTGCCGGGCGAATATGGCTATGAAACGTGGTCGAAGGATTCTTACAAAAAGCTCGGCGGCGCCAACTGCTGGGCCGGGATGGTGGTAGATGAAAAGCGCGGAATGGTGTTTCTCGGAACCGGATCGCCGTCGGTGGATTTCTATGGCGCCGAAAGAAAAGGGAGTAATTTGTTCGCTAATTGCGTAATCGCACTCGATGCGGCAACCGGCGAACGCGTCTGGCACTTCCAGACGGTACATCATGATCTCTGGGATCGCGATATTCCCTGCCCGCCGAACCTGATCAGGGTCCGGAGAAACGGAAAGATCGTCGATGCGGTCGCCCAGGCAACAAAGGACGGCTACATTTTTCTTTTTGACCGTGATACCGGGAAACCGCTTTTTCCGGTGAAGGAAGTTCCCGTGCCCAAGGCAATACCGCTGCCCGGCGATCAGCCCTGGCCGACCCAGCCGGTGCCTTCCAAACCTGCCCCGTTTGCCTACCAGACAGTAACCGAGGCGGATATTACGACGCGCACCCCCGAGGCGCACGCCTACGTGCTCGACCGGTTTCGCAGCAGTAACAAAGGGCCTAAAAACCAACCGCCCGACACACTCGGAGGGTTGCTCTACGGAATCGGAGGAGGGGCGGAGTGGGGCGGTACGGCGGCCGACCCGGAGGGTGTCGTGTATGTAAATGGCAACAATATGCTTTGGTGGCTTAAAATGCGGGACGCGAAGGAAGGCCGGGGAGGTAAGGAGCTGTCACGGGGGCAGGTATTGTTCAATACGAATTGTGCGGCATGCCATGCTATGGATGCAAAGAACGCAACATTAGCCGCTGCGCAGGCTTATCCGGTTTTAAAAGACATCGGCCAACGAATGAATCGCGGGCAGATGGGCGCATTGCTGGAAACCGGGCGCGGCAGAATGCCTTCTTTTCAACACATCTCAAAAACCGATCGCGCGGCCATTATCGATTTCCTGCTAAAAACAGAAACAAAACCTGCTGCCGACGACATTCACGCTCCAACGACGGCCACCGCGGCCCAGGGCAATGCCCGGTTCCCGTATTTGCCACCCTACATCAACAATGGCAACGTCCAGTTCCGCGACCCGGACAATTACCCGGCGATCAAGCCACCCTGGGGTACATTGAATGCCATCGATATGAATACGGGCGAATACCGCTGGAAAGTAACACTTGGCGAATATCCGGAACTGACGAAACAAGGCATCCCGCCAACGGGCACCGAAAACCATGGCGGTCCGCTGGTGACAGCCGGTGGCCTGCTTTTCATAGCCGCGACCTACGACGAAAAACTCAGGGCATTCGATACGAAAAACGGCAGGGTTGTGTGGGAATACAAACTCCCGGCAGGCGGTTTTGCGACGCCGGTCACTTATATGGTCGACGGAAAGCAATATATTGCGATCGCAGCCGGCGGCACCAGATACGGTTTAAAACCGGGAGGAAATTATATCGCATTTGCATTGCCATAA
- a CDS encoding RagB/SusD family nutrient uptake outer membrane protein, producing the protein MKTLPILLLSGLLFVGAGCSDYLDEDTTGLLYGPNVLSTQEGLESALTGAYKGLANQWAYGFLHPSANAAVLGADDVTTHPASNKADWREFDQFNVSTTNQRSNAVYNGCYKAIQGANNVINNWEKTVGTKATIDIIVGEAYFIRAFSYYWLTRFWGNIPLVLAGEYSDELLTIKKSPPQEVYDLIVADLKVAENNLPNTKRDPGRPNKGAAKAFLADVYLTMAGWPLKQTDKYDLAAAKAKEVIDNAGTYGFELLPTFAAVFENDPASPGTKEAVFQISGYLGGSGTANATYGNTTMPGEEGGWDDMFAELNFFRDFPAGPRKDATFRTEFGLGATKIPWQNSLTKHPYYQKWYIKGNIVTSSISLPSVMMRYAHVLTIYAEAKARGTGGPDQAAYDALNKIRLRGRAAGTKPLSPGDGLTAAQFADEVVQERAWEFACERTRWFDLVRLERVEEANARKNPDDLQPIKPIVKANYWFPLPYTDTSINPNL; encoded by the coding sequence ATGAAAACACTCCCTATACTTCTACTGAGCGGCCTGCTTTTTGTGGGTGCGGGTTGCAGCGATTATCTCGATGAGGATACGACCGGCCTTTTGTACGGGCCTAATGTGCTATCGACGCAGGAAGGGCTTGAATCGGCGTTAACAGGTGCCTACAAAGGGCTGGCGAATCAATGGGCGTACGGTTTCCTGCATCCGTCGGCCAATGCCGCGGTGCTTGGCGCCGACGACGTGACCACTCACCCGGCGAGCAATAAGGCCGACTGGCGGGAGTTCGACCAGTTCAATGTTTCGACGACCAACCAGCGGTCCAATGCCGTTTACAATGGCTGCTACAAAGCCATTCAGGGCGCGAACAACGTGATCAACAACTGGGAAAAGACGGTTGGCACAAAAGCTACGATCGATATCATCGTCGGCGAGGCATATTTCATCCGGGCATTCTCTTACTACTGGCTGACGCGCTTCTGGGGCAATATTCCGCTGGTTTTGGCAGGGGAATATTCCGATGAGCTGCTCACTATCAAAAAATCGCCGCCGCAGGAAGTCTACGATCTGATTGTGGCGGATTTGAAAGTGGCGGAAAATAACCTGCCGAACACCAAGCGCGATCCCGGACGGCCTAACAAAGGCGCCGCCAAAGCGTTTTTGGCGGATGTTTACCTGACCATGGCTGGCTGGCCATTAAAGCAAACCGACAAATACGACCTCGCCGCCGCCAAGGCGAAGGAAGTAATCGACAATGCGGGGACTTACGGTTTTGAACTGTTGCCCACCTTTGCGGCTGTGTTCGAGAACGATCCGGCCTCGCCGGGTACCAAAGAGGCCGTATTTCAGATCAGCGGCTACCTGGGAGGGAGCGGTACGGCAAATGCGACTTACGGGAACACGACCATGCCCGGCGAGGAAGGCGGTTGGGATGATATGTTTGCCGAACTGAATTTTTTCCGCGATTTCCCCGCGGGCCCGCGCAAGGATGCTACCTTCCGTACGGAGTTCGGCCTGGGCGCGACGAAGATTCCCTGGCAGAACAGCCTGACCAAACATCCTTATTATCAGAAGTGGTATATCAAAGGCAATATCGTGACTTCGAGCATTTCGCTGCCTTCCGTGATGATGCGCTACGCACATGTGCTCACCATTTATGCCGAAGCCAAAGCGCGGGGCACAGGTGGTCCGGACCAGGCCGCTTACGACGCATTGAATAAAATCCGCCTGCGTGGACGGGCTGCGGGCACCAAGCCGTTATCTCCCGGCGACGGCCTTACCGCCGCGCAGTTTGCCGACGAGGTGGTGCAGGAACGTGCGTGGGAGTTCGCTTGCGAACGAACCCGCTGGTTCGATCTGGTCCGCCTGGAAAGAGTGGAGGAGGCCAATGCCAGGAAAAATCCCGACGATTTGCAGCCGATCAAACCGATTGTGAAGGCCAATTATTGGTTCCCGCTGCCTTATACGGATACATCCATTAACCCGAATTTGTAA